From Thalassotalea euphylliae, the proteins below share one genomic window:
- the moaE gene encoding molybdopterin synthase catalytic subunit MoaE: MQAPPLTTKIQVNEADFDAGDEIALLQSDNLDDGAVVTFTGRVRKQNEGQQVTGLFLEHYPAMTERSLANIVEQARAKWQINRVTVIHRVGQLSLGDNIVFVGVTSAHRTDAFHAAEFMMDYLKVEAPFWKKETRHDGDVWIDARQSDQKKAIAWS, encoded by the coding sequence ATGCAAGCACCGCCATTGACCACCAAAATACAAGTAAACGAAGCCGACTTTGATGCGGGTGATGAAATTGCCTTACTCCAAAGTGACAACCTCGATGATGGTGCAGTGGTAACCTTTACTGGCCGCGTGCGTAAACAAAACGAAGGCCAGCAGGTCACGGGTTTATTTTTAGAGCATTACCCTGCCATGACCGAACGCTCACTTGCCAATATTGTCGAGCAAGCACGTGCAAAATGGCAAATCAACAGAGTGACCGTTATTCACCGTGTTGGCCAGCTTAGTCTAGGCGATAACATTGTTTTTGTCGGCGTAACAAGTGCACATCGCACCGACGCCTTCCACGCCGCAGAGTTTATGATGGATTACCTGAAAGTTGAGGCACCATTTTGGAAAAAAGAAACCCGACACGACGGTGACGTCTGGATTGACGCTCGTCAAAGTGATCAAAAAAAAGCTATTGCTTGGTCTTAG
- the moaD gene encoding molybdopterin converting factor subunit 1, with protein MLTVLFFARLREQLGQSQVTLPLTQATSVRQVVEQLIAEHPQWQKPLAAANILAAVNQQVVTQDTLVNNGDELAFFPPVTGG; from the coding sequence ATGCTAACTGTGCTATTTTTTGCCCGCTTACGCGAGCAACTGGGGCAGTCACAAGTGACGCTACCACTCACCCAAGCAACTAGTGTCCGCCAAGTCGTTGAGCAGTTAATTGCTGAGCACCCACAATGGCAAAAGCCACTCGCGGCGGCTAATATCTTGGCCGCAGTTAACCAACAGGTGGTTACGCAAGATACGCTTGTGAACAATGGTGATGAACTTGCCTTTTTCCCACCAGTCACAGGAGGCTAG
- the moaC gene encoding cyclic pyranopterin monophosphate synthase MoaC has translation MTGVLTHLNAQGEANMVDVTDKAVTQRQATAQGYIRMSPQTLTMITQGEHKKGDVFAVARIAGIQAAKKCGELIPLCHPLMLTKVQVDFTPEPAHSRVKVTSLCKLAGQTGVEMEALTAVSVACLTLFDMCKAIDPEMTIEGIAVLTKSGGKTGNWERAQSC, from the coding sequence ATGACAGGCGTTCTTACTCACCTTAACGCACAAGGTGAAGCCAACATGGTTGATGTTACTGATAAAGCCGTTACGCAGCGCCAAGCAACCGCGCAAGGTTATATCCGTATGTCGCCACAAACCTTGACGATGATAACTCAAGGTGAACACAAAAAAGGTGATGTTTTTGCGGTAGCGCGTATTGCGGGCATTCAAGCCGCCAAAAAGTGCGGTGAACTTATTCCACTGTGTCATCCGCTCATGCTCACCAAAGTACAAGTTGATTTTACGCCTGAGCCAGCGCATTCACGTGTCAAAGTAACGAGCTTGTGTAAACTCGCCGGGCAAACAGGCGTTGAAATGGAAGCCTTAACAGCTGTTTCTGTGGCTTGCCTTACGCTGTTTGATATGTGCAAAGCCATTGACCCCGAAATGACCATAGAAGGCATCGCGGTGCTGACAAAGTCAGGTGGGAAAACCGGTAATTGGGAGCGCGCGCAATCATGCTAA
- the moaB gene encoding molybdenum cofactor biosynthesis protein B, whose protein sequence is MAKASLPEFVPLNIAVLTVSDTRTQETDTSGTALVERLTSAGHTLAEKAIVKDDVYQLRAIVSKWIASDDVQVVISTGGTGFTSRDNTPEALMPLFDKHIEGFGETFRHISLGEIGTSTVQSRALAGMANGTAIFCVPGSTNACKTAWDKLLAEQLDACHKPCNFAPHLKNIDVNCHSRG, encoded by the coding sequence ATGGCAAAAGCAAGTTTACCTGAGTTTGTTCCACTCAATATCGCCGTATTAACCGTTTCCGATACCCGCACTCAAGAAACCGACACTTCTGGCACTGCGCTAGTTGAGCGCTTAACCTCGGCAGGTCACACACTAGCCGAAAAAGCCATCGTCAAAGATGATGTTTACCAGTTACGTGCTATTGTGTCGAAGTGGATTGCCAGCGACGATGTGCAAGTGGTGATTTCCACGGGCGGTACAGGTTTTACCTCACGTGACAATACACCGGAAGCGTTAATGCCGCTGTTTGATAAGCATATTGAAGGGTTTGGTGAAACTTTTCGTCATATCTCACTCGGCGAAATAGGCACATCAACCGTGCAATCACGAGCACTGGCAGGGATGGCAAATGGCACTGCTATTTTTTGCGTACCCGGTTCAACCAACGCCTGCAAAACTGCTTGGGACAAACTACTGGCAGAGCAATTAGACGCCTGCCACAAGCCGTGTAATTTTGCACCACACCTTAAAAATATCGACGTAAACTGCCATAGCCGAGGTTAA
- the mobA gene encoding molybdenum cofactor guanylyltransferase, translated as MIMLFTELTKQPKSAAQVNGNSATNLRDGQTKCIGILLAGGLSSRMGTNKAQLVRPAISNEHGTRSQSFQAQSMLAFSAQLLLDAGVDQLIVSANASQAAQLTNEIGQLFIRQHSIIQADTSSQAGTSQVGMGEPKVVTDLTPKLGPLGGIYSVLEQIPCQAALILPVDLPLMTSDALRTLKQAGELNHQATMYRHHMLPLYLPNNGYTELFFKQHFRALAASASQAPVTDNGKTTSPIEKTQGASIKTLLSQLPHQSIECTAPNLLTNTNTPEDWQHAQSQLLSPRRSF; from the coding sequence ATGATAATGCTGTTTACGGAGCTAACGAAACAACCCAAGTCAGCGGCACAGGTAAATGGTAATTCAGCCACTAATTTGCGTGACGGCCAGACAAAGTGTATTGGCATATTGCTCGCTGGTGGCCTGTCTTCACGCATGGGGACGAATAAAGCGCAGCTGGTGCGCCCAGCAATTAGCAATGAACATGGCACTAGGTCACAATCTTTCCAAGCACAGTCGATGTTAGCGTTTAGTGCACAGCTGCTGCTCGATGCTGGTGTTGATCAGCTAATCGTTAGTGCTAACGCCAGCCAAGCGGCTCAATTAACGAATGAAATTGGCCAGCTCTTTATTCGCCAGCACTCTATCATTCAAGCAGATACAAGCAGTCAAGCAGGCACAAGCCAAGTCGGAATGGGTGAACCCAAAGTTGTTACTGACTTAACCCCAAAGCTTGGCCCGCTAGGTGGTATTTATAGTGTACTTGAGCAAATCCCGTGTCAGGCGGCCCTGATTCTGCCTGTTGATCTACCCTTGATGACGTCAGATGCCTTGCGCACATTAAAGCAAGCTGGCGAGCTGAATCATCAAGCGACCATGTATCGCCACCACATGTTGCCACTCTATTTGCCCAACAATGGCTACACTGAATTGTTTTTTAAACAACACTTTCGTGCACTTGCCGCAAGCGCATCACAAGCGCCTGTAACTGACAATGGCAAGACAACAAGTCCAATCGAGAAAACCCAAGGGGCATCGATTAAAACCTTGTTATCTCAACTGCCACACCAAAGCATTGAGTGCACTGCCCCAAACCTATTAACGAATACCAATACCCCTGAAGACTGGCAACACGCGCAGTCTCAGCTGTTATCGCCACGCAGGAGTTTTTAA
- the moaA gene encoding GTP 3',8-cyclase MoaA gives MLQDSFGRRFYYLRLSITDVCNFRCQYCLPDGYTCEHDRDFLTLAEIEKLAATFAQLGTEKIRITGGEPSLRKDLPDIIRRCKQTPGIKQVAITTNGFKLPEHLPAWLDAGLDAINISIDSLDPKQFQLITGHNKLATILTGIDQALAAPHLTVKVNTVLMRGFNGDHLAQFLAWVKDKPVSLRFIELMQTGDNATFFDQQHVSGDTIKQALLNQGWMPALKDKTAGPAQEFYHPEYAGKIGLIMPYSKDFCASCNRLRISSLGKLHLCLFAEQGHELRHLLANETATAIASEITALMADKKVSHFLQDRLTGATKHLAMLGG, from the coding sequence ATGTTACAAGACTCATTTGGTCGTCGGTTTTATTATCTGCGACTATCAATCACTGACGTGTGCAACTTTCGTTGCCAATACTGTCTGCCCGATGGGTACACTTGCGAGCACGATCGCGACTTCTTAACGCTAGCTGAAATTGAGAAGCTCGCAGCGACTTTTGCTCAGCTGGGGACAGAAAAAATCCGTATCACAGGTGGTGAGCCTTCTCTGCGTAAAGATTTACCCGATATTATTCGCCGCTGTAAGCAAACACCGGGGATCAAGCAAGTTGCCATCACCACCAATGGGTTTAAGCTCCCTGAGCACTTACCCGCTTGGCTTGATGCGGGGCTAGATGCTATCAACATTAGTATCGACAGCCTTGATCCCAAGCAGTTTCAGTTGATCACGGGTCACAACAAATTGGCAACTATTTTAACCGGTATCGATCAAGCACTTGCAGCTCCTCACCTGACCGTAAAAGTGAACACAGTCTTGATGCGCGGTTTTAACGGCGATCACTTAGCGCAATTTTTGGCATGGGTAAAAGACAAACCTGTTTCGCTGCGCTTTATTGAATTAATGCAGACAGGCGACAATGCGACTTTTTTCGATCAACAGCACGTTAGCGGTGACACCATTAAACAAGCACTGCTCAATCAAGGCTGGATGCCAGCATTGAAAGACAAAACCGCAGGGCCTGCACAAGAGTTTTACCATCCAGAATATGCCGGTAAAATCGGGTTAATCATGCCCTATAGCAAAGATTTTTGCGCCAGCTGCAATCGCCTGCGCATCAGCTCATTAGGCAAGTTGCATTTGTGTTTATTTGCCGAGCAAGGCCATGAACTTCGCCATTTACTCGCCAATGAAACAGCAACAGCAATTGCTAGTGAAATCACCGCGTTAATGGCAGACAAAAAAGTGAGCCACTTTTTACAAGATAGGCTGACAGGCGCAACCAAGCACCTCGCTATGTTAGGCGGTTAA
- the moeA gene encoding molybdopterin molybdotransferase MoeA, with protein MTDCFSQPGLLPFERAKALIIENLPSISQQEEVSIALAVGRIVAQQVHSPVNVPPHDNSAMDGYAFAQASVEQHHTLTLAGTAFAGAPYQGKVELGQAVRIMTGGKVPAGCDTVEMQENVELSRDEKSGVEQSGSVQPPQEQSLQKQASHITLKQSTRQGQHIRRCGEDIAVNQVLFAQGHQLTSADIGTLASIGVAKIAVFKPLTIALIATGDELKQPGEPLGDGDIFESNRYFLNAMLGKLPVKLIDFGVIPDDKEKLRAAFNEADLTADIIISSGGVSVGEADYTKEILQELGQIGFWKIAMKPGKPFAFGKLANSTFFGLPGNPVSALVTCYQLVVPALYKMMQADLPSRVQLPAKVATTLKKSPGRMDFQRGIWRLNDNGEVEVESTGAQGSGILTSIAKANCFILLAQDQGRVEQGETVTIELFDHLIS; from the coding sequence ATGACTGATTGTTTTAGTCAACCTGGGTTATTGCCATTTGAGCGTGCAAAAGCCCTTATCATTGAGAATCTTCCGTCAATTTCTCAACAAGAAGAAGTCTCGATTGCTTTAGCGGTTGGGCGAATTGTCGCCCAGCAAGTGCATAGCCCTGTCAATGTGCCGCCTCATGACAACTCAGCAATGGATGGTTATGCCTTTGCTCAGGCAAGTGTTGAGCAACATCATACCTTGACACTGGCTGGTACCGCGTTTGCGGGCGCGCCTTATCAAGGAAAAGTTGAGCTCGGTCAAGCTGTAAGAATCATGACAGGAGGCAAAGTGCCTGCTGGCTGTGATACGGTTGAAATGCAAGAAAATGTTGAGCTTTCTCGTGATGAAAAGTCGGGCGTTGAGCAAAGCGGCTCTGTCCAACCTCCACAAGAACAATCTCTGCAAAAACAAGCGAGCCATATCACACTCAAACAATCGACGAGGCAAGGGCAACATATCCGTCGATGTGGTGAAGATATCGCGGTCAACCAAGTGTTGTTTGCGCAAGGTCATCAACTTACCAGCGCTGATATTGGCACCTTGGCATCAATTGGCGTCGCCAAAATCGCCGTTTTTAAGCCATTGACTATTGCTTTGATCGCCACGGGTGATGAACTAAAGCAACCGGGCGAGCCACTAGGTGATGGCGATATCTTTGAAAGTAACCGCTACTTTCTGAATGCCATGCTAGGCAAGTTACCAGTTAAATTGATTGATTTTGGTGTCATCCCTGACGATAAAGAAAAGCTGCGAGCCGCCTTTAACGAAGCGGATCTAACGGCTGATATCATTATTTCCAGCGGCGGTGTGTCGGTTGGAGAGGCTGACTACACGAAAGAGATTTTACAAGAGCTTGGGCAAATTGGTTTTTGGAAGATTGCCATGAAACCAGGAAAGCCGTTTGCCTTTGGCAAGCTTGCCAACAGTACTTTCTTTGGGCTGCCGGGTAACCCCGTTTCGGCATTGGTGACTTGTTATCAGCTCGTTGTCCCTGCACTTTACAAAATGATGCAAGCCGACCTACCAAGTCGCGTTCAACTGCCAGCGAAAGTGGCAACTACTTTGAAAAAATCACCTGGTCGAATGGATTTTCAACGCGGTATTTGGCGACTCAACGACAACGGGGAGGTAGAAGTTGAAAGCACGGGCGCGCAGGGCTCAGGTATCTTAACGAGTATTGCCAAAGCCAATTGTTTTATTTTGCTCGCACAAGATCAAGGAAGGGTAGAACAAGGGGAAACAGTAACCATTGAGCTATTTGATCACTTAATATCTTAG
- a CDS encoding DUF3718 domain-containing protein has protein sequence MSTKVKTSVVALATGLSLMLASGASSAMDKQVERALVKVCKSAASNKPIRMKVAMDDYNLKAHDVALKVMCNGDDIITFAESRGAFKTASRLQNSIGGVEIIDVAATDKIYVNFVE, from the coding sequence ATGAGCACTAAAGTCAAAACAAGCGTAGTGGCGTTAGCAACGGGCCTATCGTTAATGTTGGCCAGTGGCGCAAGTAGCGCGATGGACAAACAAGTAGAGCGAGCATTAGTCAAAGTGTGTAAATCTGCGGCAAGCAATAAACCGATCCGCATGAAGGTCGCAATGGACGACTACAATTTAAAAGCACATGACGTGGCTTTAAAAGTGATGTGTAACGGCGATGATATTATCACCTTTGCAGAGAGTCGCGGTGCTTTTAAAACCGCTTCACGTTTGCAAAATAGCATTGGTGGTGTGGAAATAATTGATGTCGCGGCGACTGATAAAATCTACGTTAATTTCGTTGAATAA
- a CDS encoding YebG family protein: MAVESRFVVIRDGVEVQTFMDKKAADEYDKMLDMADNLSAMLSDAPIELSEQLIEDLSIFLAQRREEVLIALQAKKAKPAGKTLPSTDEAAPVKASGKAKTTSKAKAGSSAASEDETLPQAS, translated from the coding sequence ATGGCAGTTGAAAGTCGATTTGTGGTAATTAGAGATGGCGTGGAGGTGCAGACGTTTATGGATAAGAAAGCCGCTGATGAATACGACAAAATGTTGGATATGGCTGATAACCTTTCTGCCATGTTATCAGACGCACCAATTGAACTCTCTGAACAGCTAATTGAAGATTTGAGTATTTTCTTGGCGCAACGTCGAGAAGAAGTGTTAATTGCACTACAAGCTAAAAAAGCGAAGCCTGCGGGAAAAACTTTGCCTAGTACCGATGAGGCAGCGCCTGTAAAAGCATCAGGCAAAGCTAAAACCACGAGTAAAGCGAAAGCTGGCAGCTCAGCCGCTAGCGAAGATGAGACACTGCCTCAAGCAAGCTAG
- a CDS encoding M48 family metallopeptidase: MRNLHNTEKEVLAYTFIPSAKRKTIGLQVKQGEIIVRAPMFVDKAFVDHFVASKANWLQQKVAEQQASKGQAPRFQIVAGGQLLFLGEARHIEVHAGFTTAVELAEHSLAFKLTQRQLALSSPQLNQLLTKLFDDWLLTQAKHYLPQQLAHWSAETNLSPCDIQIKKYKARWGSCTSRGVLSLNSRLMMCPPEIIDYVIIHELCHLVHLNHSRQFWHLVSSYCPYMTQAKQWLKQHQREFHF, from the coding sequence GTGCGTAATTTACATAACACCGAAAAAGAGGTGTTAGCTTATACTTTTATCCCCAGCGCCAAACGAAAAACCATTGGCTTACAAGTAAAACAAGGGGAGATTATTGTTCGAGCGCCGATGTTTGTCGACAAAGCATTTGTTGATCACTTTGTTGCGAGTAAAGCCAATTGGCTACAGCAAAAGGTCGCAGAACAACAGGCATCTAAAGGTCAAGCTCCCAGATTCCAGATAGTAGCTGGCGGACAGTTACTGTTTTTAGGTGAAGCGCGACACATTGAGGTTCACGCGGGCTTTACGACCGCTGTCGAATTAGCAGAGCACTCGCTGGCCTTTAAGTTAACGCAACGCCAGCTAGCATTGTCATCACCACAACTTAATCAACTACTTACCAAGTTATTTGATGATTGGTTGCTCACCCAAGCCAAGCACTACCTGCCACAGCAACTCGCGCATTGGTCAGCAGAGACTAACCTAAGCCCCTGTGATATACAGATCAAAAAATACAAAGCACGCTGGGGAAGCTGCACTAGTCGAGGTGTATTAAGTTTAAACAGTCGATTAATGATGTGTCCGCCAGAGATCATTGATTATGTGATTATTCACGAGCTTTGCCACTTGGTTCATTTGAATCATTCCCGACAATTTTGGCACTTAGTGTCTTCATATTGCCCGTATATGACGCAGGCCAAACAGTGGCTCAAGCAGCATCAGCGAGAGTTTCATTTTTAG
- a CDS encoding response regulator translates to MSSSVLICDDSNLARKQVLRSLPKTWDVDVQLAKNGLEALDVLRASAVDVMFLDLTMPELDGVGVLEAINAENIDLNVFVISADIQPEMQSKVLELGAKAFLRKPVSADTLLVTLQDNGFI, encoded by the coding sequence ATGAGTTCGTCGGTACTTATTTGTGATGACTCAAACCTCGCGCGAAAACAAGTCTTGAGAAGCTTACCTAAAACTTGGGATGTCGATGTCCAGTTGGCTAAAAACGGCCTTGAAGCCCTAGATGTGTTGCGAGCTTCTGCCGTTGACGTGATGTTCTTGGACCTTACCATGCCAGAGTTAGATGGCGTCGGTGTGCTTGAGGCAATCAACGCAGAAAATATCGATTTAAACGTGTTCGTTATCTCTGCTGATATTCAACCCGAAATGCAAAGTAAGGTGCTCGAGTTGGGAGCAAAAGCATTTTTGCGCAAACCCGTCAGTGCTGACACTTTGTTAGTGACATTGCAAGACAACGGTTTTATCTAA
- a CDS encoding chemotaxis protein — MAYELDEDQQDCLQELINVAMGQASDQLARYLDTFVYLTVPDIELVNGQKLSDDLVANEHSMTVVSQGFFGYEGIRGEALLVYQHQDSDRIGDLLGYEPDELSVEEQLIDISSILTTTFLNVFAGQIENQLSYSAPKLLADSQGTLAAHLTQLSFDWDTALTVNINYQVTDYSFNCEMILLIPEAAIDDIKAVIDRILADF, encoded by the coding sequence ATGGCCTACGAATTAGACGAAGACCAACAAGATTGTTTGCAGGAACTGATCAATGTTGCCATGGGACAAGCGAGTGATCAGCTAGCAAGGTATCTTGATACCTTTGTGTATCTGACCGTGCCAGATATTGAGCTAGTCAATGGTCAAAAGCTCAGTGATGATTTGGTGGCCAATGAGCACTCGATGACGGTAGTCAGCCAAGGCTTTTTTGGCTACGAAGGAATTCGTGGTGAAGCGCTATTAGTTTATCAGCACCAAGACTCAGATCGCATCGGCGATTTACTGGGCTATGAACCTGATGAATTATCAGTGGAAGAGCAATTAATTGATATCAGCTCGATATTAACTACCACCTTTTTAAATGTGTTTGCTGGCCAAATCGAAAATCAATTGTCTTACAGCGCGCCCAAATTACTGGCAGATAGTCAAGGCACCTTAGCGGCGCATCTGACGCAGTTGTCGTTCGATTGGGATACTGCACTTACCGTGAATATCAATTATCAAGTCACAGATTACTCCTTTAATTGTGAGATGATTTTGCTGATTCCGGAAGCGGCAATCGACGATATTAAAGCCGTCATTGACCGTATACTGGCTGACTTCTAA
- a CDS encoding sensor domain-containing diguanylate cyclase — MTSALDSPIIDQLNSGVLLVDLDFQLLHWNRFFAVHVNKPLADMIGQSIFNVFPELPKRWFERKLNSVIQLGTPSYCGWEQRHHLFELPHTRPITTDREFMAQNCTFLPYVEAGELRGVSILIEDVTDVCHYQSMLKATMQELEQATRIDGLTRIYNRKHWEESLAFEFTRAKRYQSDISLLMFDLDHFKRINDSYGHQCGDLVLIEAAKRVKTLLRDADIFGRYGGEEFAVILTETNQFGAVEVAERVRKALTARPVVYNGKEVNFSASIGIASFNSEQSNYEALIADADRALYRAKSSGRDKICVTPTLSECS, encoded by the coding sequence ATGACAAGCGCATTAGATAGTCCTATTATCGACCAATTAAACTCAGGTGTATTATTGGTCGATCTCGATTTTCAGTTACTGCATTGGAATCGTTTTTTCGCTGTACACGTCAATAAGCCATTAGCTGACATGATTGGGCAATCTATTTTTAATGTCTTTCCCGAATTACCCAAGCGTTGGTTTGAGCGCAAACTCAATAGTGTGATTCAGCTAGGAACGCCCAGTTATTGTGGTTGGGAACAACGGCATCATTTATTCGAACTGCCACATACACGTCCGATCACGACTGACAGGGAATTTATGGCACAAAACTGCACGTTTTTGCCTTATGTTGAGGCTGGAGAACTCAGAGGTGTGTCGATTCTTATCGAGGATGTGACAGACGTTTGCCATTACCAATCAATGCTCAAGGCGACAATGCAAGAACTGGAGCAGGCGACTCGCATTGACGGTTTAACGCGCATATACAATCGCAAACATTGGGAAGAGTCTCTTGCTTTTGAATTTACACGAGCTAAGCGCTATCAAAGCGATATTAGTTTATTGATGTTTGACCTTGACCACTTCAAGCGCATCAACGATAGCTACGGGCATCAATGCGGCGACTTAGTCTTAATCGAGGCTGCCAAACGGGTCAAAACATTGCTTCGTGATGCGGATATTTTTGGTCGCTACGGCGGTGAAGAATTTGCGGTGATCCTGACGGAAACGAATCAGTTTGGCGCAGTTGAAGTCGCTGAGCGGGTGAGGAAAGCGTTAACGGCTCGCCCTGTGGTTTACAATGGCAAGGAAGTCAATTTTTCCGCGAGTATTGGGATCGCTTCTTTCAACAGTGAACAGAGCAATTATGAAGCGTTAATCGCTGATGCCGACCGCGCTTTGTATCGCGCGAAATCATCTGGACGCGATAAAATTTGCGTGACACCAACCTTGTCAGAATGCTCTTAA